In Necator americanus strain Aroian chromosome IV, whole genome shotgun sequence, the following proteins share a genomic window:
- a CDS encoding hypothetical protein (NECATOR_CHRIV.G15688.T2) gives MLTINTYRGLHRYNRLPFGVKSTPSIFQQIMDSMTSGLEGIAAYLDDVIVRDRTQREHRHNLEALFGRIHEYGFRVRLEKCNFLMPQFRYLGCIIDKDGRHPDPEKIEVIRQMAVPKNVAEVRSFLGMINYYGSFVAEMRQLRALLDALLKKNVPYKWNKECGAAFNRAKEVLASDLLMTHFDPSLDIIVAADASDHGIGAVILHRMVDRTETATWHASRSLAVAEKNASTPGHLSPAEVFLARQSRTSLTLLMESAKEEGTRNVKIEEQFNRHHGAQQRSYHQDELVWVRDY, from the coding sequence ATGCTGACGATTAATACGTACAGAGGACTGCATCGCTACAATCGTCTACCCTTCGGCGTGAAGTCAACACCTAGCATATTTCAGCAGATCATGGATTCAATGACATCTGGTCTGGAAGGCATTGCTGCCTATCTAGATGACGTGATAGTCAGAGACCGCACACAACGGGAGCATCGCCATAACTTGGAAGCGCTATTCGGAAGGATCCACGAATACGGCTTCCGCGTCCGATTGGAGAAGTGCAACTTTTTGATGCCTCAGTTCCGTTATCTCGGATGCATCATAGATAAGGACGGACGCCACCCTGACCCAGAGAAGATTGAGGTCATCCGCCAGATGGCAGTACCGAAGAACGTGGCAGAAGTTCGCTCGTTCCTTGGTATGATCAACTACTATGGATCGTTTGTAGCGGAGATGCGCCAGTTACGCGCACTGCTGGATGCTTTGTTGAAGAAGAACGTTCCGTACAAATGGAATAAGGAATGTGGGGCAGCCTTCAATCGCGCCAAGGAAGTGCTTGCTTCAGACCTGCTCATGACGCATTTTGATCCTAGTCTGGATATAATTGTAGCGGCCGACGCGTCAGACCATGGAATTGGAGCAGTGATTCTGCACAGGATGGTGGATAGGACCGAGACGGCAACATGGCACGCAAGCCGAAGTCTCGCTGTTGCAGAAAAGAACGCGTCAACGCCAGGACATCTTTCTCCAGCGGAGGTGTTCCTAGCGCGCCAGTCGAGGACGTCGTTGACGCTGCTGATGGAATCAGCTAAAGAAGAGGGAACGCGCAATgtgaaaattgaagaacagTTCAATCGTCATCATGGAGCACAACAGAGATCGTATCACCAGGACGAGCTCGTATGGGTGCGTGACTACTAG
- a CDS encoding hypothetical protein (NECATOR_CHRIV.G15688.T1) codes for MDSMTSGLEGIAAYLDDVIVRDRTQREHRHNLEALFGRIHEYGFRVRLEKCNFLMPQFRYLGCIIDKDGRHPDPEKIEVIRQMAVPKNVAEVRSFLGMINYYGSFVAEMRQLRALLDALLKKNVPYKWNKECGAAFNRAKEVLASDLLMTHFDPSLDIIVAADASDHGIGAVILHRMVDRTETATWHASRSLAVAEKNASTPGHLSPAEVFLARQSRTSLTLLMESAKEEGTRNVKIEEQFNRHHGAQQRSYHQDELVWVRDY; via the coding sequence ATGGATTCAATGACATCTGGTCTGGAAGGCATTGCTGCCTATCTAGATGACGTGATAGTCAGAGACCGCACACAACGGGAGCATCGCCATAACTTGGAAGCGCTATTCGGAAGGATCCACGAATACGGCTTCCGCGTCCGATTGGAGAAGTGCAACTTTTTGATGCCTCAGTTCCGTTATCTCGGATGCATCATAGATAAGGACGGACGCCACCCTGACCCAGAGAAGATTGAGGTCATCCGCCAGATGGCAGTACCGAAGAACGTGGCAGAAGTTCGCTCGTTCCTTGGTATGATCAACTACTATGGATCGTTTGTAGCGGAGATGCGCCAGTTACGCGCACTGCTGGATGCTTTGTTGAAGAAGAACGTTCCGTACAAATGGAATAAGGAATGTGGGGCAGCCTTCAATCGCGCCAAGGAAGTGCTTGCTTCAGACCTGCTCATGACGCATTTTGATCCTAGTCTGGATATAATTGTAGCGGCCGACGCGTCAGACCATGGAATTGGAGCAGTGATTCTGCACAGGATGGTGGATAGGACCGAGACGGCAACATGGCACGCAAGCCGAAGTCTCGCTGTTGCAGAAAAGAACGCGTCAACGCCAGGACATCTTTCTCCAGCGGAGGTGTTCCTAGCGCGCCAGTCGAGGACGTCGTTGACGCTGCTGATGGAATCAGCTAAAGAAGAGGGAACGCGCAATgtgaaaattgaagaacagTTCAATCGTCATCATGGAGCACAACAGAGATCGTATCACCAGGACGAGCTCGTATGGGTGCGTGACTACTAG
- a CDS encoding hypothetical protein (NECATOR_CHRIV.G15689.T1), with the protein MKLVTSLNLLGLEWYIQPPVYKELKNKYNCRMVTKEEANREEIIADLRKQQGEVFKCGLGRCVKTKAKLLLRDNAVPVFKKKRPVPIASVPDLDAEIDG; encoded by the coding sequence ATGAAACTTGTTACGTCACTGAATCTGCTAGGACTGGAGTGGTATATTCAACCTCCAGTGTACAAGGagttgaaaaacaaatacaactgCCGAATGGTGACTAAAGAAGAAGCAAACCGAGAGGAAATCATCGCAGACTTGAGAAAGCAACAGGGAGAAGTATTCAAGTGCGGACTCGGCAGATGCGTCAAGACTAAAGCGAAGTTGCTGTTGAGAGACAACGCTGTACCTGTTTTTAAGAAGAAGCGACCAGTGCCCATTGCCTCCGTGCCGGATTTGGATGCTGAAATTGATGGCTAG